Sequence from the Fodinibius salicampi genome:
TATTCTCAAACGACTATATTTGAGATGGTAAAAAAACGTATCGGTTGGCTGGCATTTTTGTTTGTGGGCCAGCTCTTTACAGCCACTGCAATGGGAGCCTACGAAAGCGTTATTGCCAATGCGGTCTTTCTCTCGCTGTTTATCCCTATGATTATTTCCACTGGTGGTAACTCTGGAACTCAAGCTGCTACCCTGATTATCCGGGCTATTTCTACAGATGATATTGACTTGGGAGAGTGGCTTAAAGTACTCGGCCGGGAATTGTTGTCAGGATTGATGCTTGGATTAATAATGGCTGTCATAGGATTTTGTGTGATAGTAAGCTGGGGCTTTGTGACCACCGGGGGGTTAACCGAAGAGCTTGTACTAAGTGCTCTGGTTGTGGGACTCAGCTTGATTGGGGTCGTTTTATGGGGCAATCTCAGTGGATCTATGCTACCGTTTGTACTTTCAAAAATGGGCTTGGATCCCGCCGTGACCTCTGCTCCTTTTGTATCAACATTAAGTGATGTAACCGGAATTATTATTTATTTTTCCATTGCCATTGCCTTACTTGAAGGCGTGGTGTTATAACAAGAATTAAAACTGTAAGGACAAAAAGATATGAGACAATATTTAGATCTGGTTCGCAGTGTACTGGAGAACGGAGTTAAAAAAGAAAACCGGACCGGTATTGATACGATTTCAAATTTCTCGGAATTCTATAAGATAGATTTATCAGAAGGATTTCCTCTGTTGACAACCAAGAAAGTATATTTTCGGTCGGTAATTCTGGAGTTGCTCTGGTACCTCAGGGGAGAAGATCATATACGCTGGCTGAGAGATGAAAACGACTGTCACATCTGGGATGACTGGGCTGATGAGGATGGACAGGTTGGGCCCATTTATCCAGTGCTATGGCGACGGTTCCCCTATCATGAAGAGGAGGAAATACGCTTTGAAGGGGATGCTTCACATATTTGTAAAACGGTTTGGATAAAGAAAGAATTTGACCAGGTGCAGCGTGCCATCGATATGTTAAAAGAAAATCCCAATAGCCGCCGGATAGTAGTTAGTGCCTGGCACCCGGGATTGTTAAAGAAGATGGCGCTGCCGCCTTGCCATCTAATGTACATTTTTAATGTAGCTGACGGGAAGCTTAACTGTCATCTCACACAGCGATCCGGAGATATAGCCCTGGGAATTCCTTTTAATTTGGCCTGCTATTCGGCACTGACCATGGCTATTGCTAATGAAGTGGGACTGGAATACGGGACTTTTGCCCATACCATTGTCGATGCTCATATCTATGAAAACCATGTTGAAGGTCTCAAAGAGCAATTAGAGCGGGACCCCCGGGATCTTCCGAAGCTTAATATCGCTGACAAGCCGGTTGATGAGCTGGAGTTTGAAGACTTTACGCTTGAAGACTATAATCCACATCCTTCCATAAAATTTGAAGTAGCAGTATGACTCTTGCCGCTATTGTTGCACATGATCCGAACCTGGTAATCGGCCGGAAAGGAGAATTGCCCTGGCATTATTCAAAAGACCTGAAATATTTCAAGAAGGTAACGATGGGACATCCCATTATTATGGGAAGAGTAGTGTTTGAAGAGTTAAATGAAAAGCCGTTACCCGGTCGTGAAAATATTGTATTAAGCAGGTCGCGTAACTATGAGCATGTGCCCACTTTTAATGCCATAAAAGGTGCCTTGGATTATGTAGCGGATGAAGATATTGCCTTTGTTATTGGGGGTGCCGAAGTTTACCGGCAGTTAATGCCCAAAGTGGAAAGATTATTTGTAACCGAAATCCACGAGGAGTACCAAGGGGATACCTATTTCCCTGAATATCGGCATGAAATTGGCTCCATATGGAGAGAGAGAAAACGTGACACTCATTCGGAGCTGAGTTTTGTAGTGTATGAGCGGATTTAAGGGTACTTAAGAAATCAATCATACTTCAATGGATTTCAGATGCACCACATAAGGCTTAATTACGGGTTCAGTGAGGGCAATAATATTTTGGGTGTCTGCTGCTTTGGAAAACTCTACTGCTTTGTCCTTTTCTTCTAAAATCCAGATTCCTTCATTTTCATAGCGATAGGCCTCGCTGTAACTTTTGTCAAAGGAAAAATAATACTTAGTGGCTTCATCACTGTAAGGTAGGTTCCGTTCTTTTAAAACTTTTTTGGTCTTTTCTCTTACAACTCCTTTTAAATTATTCGACGGATTTTTTTCTAAAAAAGTAGTACGGAACAGAGCCCGGGATTGGAACCGCTGGCAGAGATCAGATAAAATAGGATCATTTGAATGCTGCCAATATTTAATACTTTGGTAGATATCATTGTCATCCAGTTGGAGATACTTCTGAAGTACCGTTGACGAAATCCCTTTCTTGGCGCTTGGCCTTTTTTCGAGAAAGTATTTTAGAGCGGGAGAGGGATGATATAGCTTTTCATTATCATCGATGAGCATCCGAACCCGGCGGAATATCTGGTGAAGCAGTTTATCCGCACTCAGAACTGTTTTATGCAAGTACACCTGCATATACATAAGGCGGCGTGCCAGTATGTAATTCTCAATAGCATAAATACCTTTTTTCTCAATAACGATATTTCCTTTATATACCCGCATGGTTTTAAGAATGCGTTCAATGCCCACTGATCCTTCATAAACAGAGGTGAACACGCTGTCACGTTTGAGATAGTCAAGCCGATCAATATCCAACTGTGAGGAAATTAATTGATTGAGGAACGGCTTTTTAGGATACTGGTCTGTAAATATTTTAATGGCCATATCCAGCGCTCCATTCATTTCCTTATTGAGCTTACGCATTACGGCCAAGGTCATCATTTCGTGATGAAAATCCTTGATCAAATTAAATTCCAGCGTATGGGATAATGGGCCATGTCCGATATCGTGCAGTAAAACAGCAATCAATGTCCCTTCATATTCGGCGGGACTTATAGTCGTATCTTTTTCGCGAAGATTATTGAGTGTACGTTGCGCTAACTCCATTGCTCCCAAAGCATGGGTAAAGCGGGAATGCTCCGCGGCTGGGAATACCAGGTAGCCGAGCCCCATCTGTTTAATGCGTCGCAGCCGCTGTATATACGGATGGTCAATCAAATCCAGGATAATTCCTTTGGGTATGGTTATAAAACCATGAATGGGATCATTAAATATTTTATACTGCGTACTTTTATCCATAAATATACTGTGTGGAACTCTGTTTTTAGAGCTGTTTGATTAATTAAGAATCCAAGATTTCCTTGGGAAGGAAAAGCTTTTCTCGCTGACTAATATCAGGAAGTTTACTTGGGCGTTGCTTGTTGAGATCGAACCAAACCCCATGGGCTTCGGCTACGGAGACCAGGGTTTTATCCTCTTCCGTGTAGATCGCCTGAAAACTAGATATACTGGTATTTCCGGTTGACCGGATGCCTGTCCCAATTAATAGTTCCCCGGGATATTCTGCAGGATTTACAAAATTAATTCTAATGTTAGCCAATACAAAGCTAAAGCCTTCATCCAGTTGATTGGAAAATTCGGGGACACGTTGAATAAATTTAATGCGGGCTTCTTCGTAGTAGGTACTGAAAAGAGCATTGTTTACATGATTAAGTGGGTCCAGGTCACGGAATCGAATGGGAATAGAAGTCCAATGAGGAAATAAGTTTTGCTGGTAAGCAGGTTTAAGCATCTTGTAAGTAAAACTCAGAATTATGAAAATTTAAAATGAAGGAAGTTAGATAATTTAACTAAATATAGCATTGAGAAAAAATGGACAAGGACTGGCCTAAAATATCTGGAAGGAATAATTTATGGGATCATAATGGATTGTTTATATTCAGTACCTTTGAAAACAAACTACTAAGTCTGAAAGAAAAGTCATGATGGATAGGCAAGAACAAGAATTTTTAGAAGAGTTATTAATCACTCCCAGTCCCACAGGTTTCGAATCGCAAGGGCAGAAGGTATGGAAGAAATACGTAGAACAGTTTGCGGACAGTGTAGAGGCAGATGCCTACGGCTCGGCTTGTGCCAAGCTTAACACTAGTTTTGACGTAGTAACTGTGATGCTGGAAGCACATTGTGATGAGATCGGAATGATTGTACAGCATATTACGGAAAATGGGTTTGTGTATATAAACAAATTGGGAGGAAGTGATTCTACTATTGCTCGGGCAAAAAGAGTCAATATACACACCAAAAAGGGAGTGGTATCTGGAGTTATTGGTAATACGGCTATTCATCTGCAGGACAAAAAAAACGGTGGAGGAAAGCAACCGGCCTGGAAGGATATTTATGTTGATATCGGTGCACAGAGCCGCGAGGAAGCGCTGGAAATGGTTCAGGTTGGTGATCCTATTACCTATGCCGATGAATACGAATACCTCTCGGATGATATCCTGTCAGGACGAGGACTGGACAACCGCATCGGCGGATTTATGATAGCCCAGGTACTTCGGAAGTTAGAAGAACGTCGGGATGAGCTGAATGTTAATGTTGTGGCGTTAAATTCTGTTCAGGAAGAAATAGGGGGTTATGGTGCGCGGATGATGAGTTATCGCATTGATCCGGATATGGCTTTGGTAACGGATGTAACCCATGCCACGGATACGCCAGGTATTAAAAATAAGGAACATGGATTGGTAAAATTAGGAGAAGGGCCCTCACTGCAACATGGCGGGGCGAACCATCCTAAAATTGTGGAATACC
This genomic interval carries:
- a CDS encoding HD domain-containing protein, which translates into the protein MDKSTQYKIFNDPIHGFITIPKGIILDLIDHPYIQRLRRIKQMGLGYLVFPAAEHSRFTHALGAMELAQRTLNNLREKDTTISPAEYEGTLIAVLLHDIGHGPLSHTLEFNLIKDFHHEMMTLAVMRKLNKEMNGALDMAIKIFTDQYPKKPFLNQLISSQLDIDRLDYLKRDSVFTSVYEGSVGIERILKTMRVYKGNIVIEKKGIYAIENYILARRLMYMQVYLHKTVLSADKLLHQIFRRVRMLIDDNEKLYHPSPALKYFLEKRPSAKKGISSTVLQKYLQLDDNDIYQSIKYWQHSNDPILSDLCQRFQSRALFRTTFLEKNPSNNLKGVVREKTKKVLKERNLPYSDEATKYYFSFDKSYSEAYRYENEGIWILEEKDKAVEFSKAADTQNIIALTEPVIKPYVVHLKSIEV
- a CDS encoding M42 family metallopeptidase — protein: MMDRQEQEFLEELLITPSPTGFESQGQKVWKKYVEQFADSVEADAYGSACAKLNTSFDVVTVMLEAHCDEIGMIVQHITENGFVYINKLGGSDSTIARAKRVNIHTKKGVVSGVIGNTAIHLQDKKNGGGKQPAWKDIYVDIGAQSREEALEMVQVGDPITYADEYEYLSDDILSGRGLDNRIGGFMIAQVLRKLEERRDELNVNVVALNSVQEEIGGYGARMMSYRIDPDMALVTDVTHATDTPGIKNKEHGLVKLGEGPSLQHGGANHPKIVEYLEEISEQKEISIQHEATSVRTGTDTDSIFYQKTGIPSALISLPLRYMHSPVETASLKDLHSLVDLMTEAVLSMEPDQTFQVF
- a CDS encoding acyl-CoA thioesterase, with translation MLKPAYQQNLFPHWTSIPIRFRDLDPLNHVNNALFSTYYEEARIKFIQRVPEFSNQLDEGFSFVLANIRINFVNPAEYPGELLIGTGIRSTGNTSISSFQAIYTEEDKTLVSVAEAHGVWFDLNKQRPSKLPDISQREKLFLPKEILDS
- a CDS encoding dihydrofolate reductase, translating into MTLAAIVAHDPNLVIGRKGELPWHYSKDLKYFKKVTMGHPIIMGRVVFEELNEKPLPGRENIVLSRSRNYEHVPTFNAIKGALDYVADEDIAFVIGGAEVYRQLMPKVERLFVTEIHEEYQGDTYFPEYRHEIGSIWRERKRDTHSELSFVVYERI
- a CDS encoding thymidylate synthase produces the protein MRQYLDLVRSVLENGVKKENRTGIDTISNFSEFYKIDLSEGFPLLTTKKVYFRSVILELLWYLRGEDHIRWLRDENDCHIWDDWADEDGQVGPIYPVLWRRFPYHEEEEIRFEGDASHICKTVWIKKEFDQVQRAIDMLKENPNSRRIVVSAWHPGLLKKMALPPCHLMYIFNVADGKLNCHLTQRSGDIALGIPFNLACYSALTMAIANEVGLEYGTFAHTIVDAHIYENHVEGLKEQLERDPRDLPKLNIADKPVDELEFEDFTLEDYNPHPSIKFEVAV